Genomic DNA from Elgaria multicarinata webbii isolate HBS135686 ecotype San Diego chromosome 2, rElgMul1.1.pri, whole genome shotgun sequence:
CAGCCCCGGTGAGCCTGCTCTTGAGTAAACACGCAGCGGTTCGCCCTGCGGGATCGGAAACCCTTGAAGTCACGCACGTGGAAACGTGGACAGGGCGCCTTCTACTTTGAAAACTTCGTATGTACATGGTTATCAGTGATTTCTGCTAAAATCCCAAAGGACCGGCTTAACTAGCTTAGGGGTGGGTGGATCGCACTATTTCCCTTTTGGCTTCCCCGGGAAGTACTTGAGTTAAGAGTTGGTCTGCGGAGGTAAGAGACTGAACTGTCAACTCTACTGCCTCCGGGTCTCAAATCTCACGTCTGCCAGGAACTCAGTACACGCATCTCGGCCTCAACAGCCTCGTCTGCAATATGAGTATAACGCACTGCTACTGGCCTACCTGAGGAAcataagatcagaccaagggtccatctagtccagcactctgttcacacagtggccaaccagggaccaacaaggcaggacatggtacaactgcatcctcccacccatgttccccagcaactggtgcacacaggcttactgcctcgaaaacTGGAGATAGAATaccaccaccagggctagtagccacggatagcttttgcctccaggaatttatccaacccccttttaaagccatccaaattggtggccatcactgcatcctgtggtagtgagttccatagtttaactctgtgctgtgtgaagaagtccttccttttatttgtcctggatctccccccaccccaatcagctttatgggatgaccccggaacagGCCGAAGCCGAATATGAATTCCAAAAATATAACTAGCACTGCTGTTACTGAACTAAAACTCCCATATCCACACATACAGACGTTCTCCTCAACCTTATCCGTGTTTATCCTGAAGCGGGTCACACTGGGCTTCACCCGAGGTATTTCCAAACATCTGCCCAGCGGTTTGTAGCCTCCAGCACCACATCCACTTCCCCTCTAACTTTCTCCCTGGCATTCTCtccacgtctactcagaagtgagacccactgaatccaatgggacttcctcccaagtaagtctGCCGACTTGATCCCATATAGACAAAGAAGAGGGACAAAGCAAGCCGCCACAAGCCTCTGCTCTACCGAAACACGCAGGGACGTTGGGCCGCGCCCTATCTCTGCTGCGCCTTGTGGGTTTGCCCGCAAGAGCTGGCGCGCAACGCATTCACACGTGCAGGGTCGGGACGGCGCGGGTAATAAACACACTGGGGGCAGAGCGAGACGAGGCTTGGTAAACAGCGTCCTGCTCTGGACTTCTTCCTCCCGAGCTGCCTGAGTGACACCCGCTTTGTTTTTACAGGTGTCTGGAGAGTCATGGAAGCCTCCTTCGagtttgggattattatttttccgaGGCGCTTTGGGCGGAAATGCCTTGAAAGGATGGCACCAAATGGGACTCGGGAAATGCCCCGCTCTCTTTCAGCCGCTTTAATTTTTAAGGGgcgtgatgggggggggggaggaggaggaggaggaggaggagaaagggggaaagaaaaggaaaatacaaGCCCTTTATTGTTTAGAAATAAGCCAAGCAACTGGccctctctcgctcgctcgctctcttccCCCTGCGTTTAGCAGCCAGCGAGGGTGAGATCCGGTATCACGTTGCAGATTCCCACTAAAGATAACGAAATGTGATCTATTTTTCTGAACAGCAAGTGGATGGGAAAAGCGCTCTGCACAACACAAAACTCATTTACTAATGGCCCGGTTTTGggtttcctcttcttctccagggtcGGAAATCGCGGGAGTTTTGGGTTACTTGCCGCCGCAGTAGGGCTGGACGCATTCTGCAAAGCCCTTTATTTTGAATTAATAAATGAGAATGGCGGTCGCTCCCCAGAAGTAAGGGGGCTCTGGAGCGTCTCTTTAcgtatttattctctctctccccaccccccaaccggCCCCCTTACTTCTGTTTACGTTCTTAATTTTGACGAAAGGGGGGCGGAAAAGTGGGCAACTTTTtcgaacatctctctctctctttccccccctcccccctttttcctgGCCCAAACCACAGATGCGTGCATTATATCCGTGGACAGTTTAATTTTACGCTGCAAATCGATTTGAGAAGGCGGCAGGGCTCAGGGTTGCCGGCAGAATCCTGGCCCTTCTGAGCCAAGGCGGTGGGGCTGGGCTTCGACATTTCAAAGCGCCCATTGATGAAAACAAGGGGGCAGCGGCCTAACCCTATGGATGTGCACTCAGACTCCTCTCAGGCGCTGTGCTTAGGATCCGGGCGCAAATGGGTAGAGAAACGTCCACAAATGGATAGATCGGCGTTTAAACAGGCTGGCCAGGAGACATTGCAGCGCGGTCCTAAGCAtgcctactcggaagtaagtcccattaacttTAGGATCGCACTCCGCTCGAGATAAATGGCCCTTAATTTCAGGTAGGCAGATGGCGATCAGatttacttgcgagtaaatgAATCGGAGTTCCTGTGAGCTTTCGAGAGACTTTAAATAAATTACCTACTCCGGGTGTCAATCCCCTGTACACTTACTCGGAAGCAAATCCTACACGACTCAGTAGGGCTTATTCCATATAGGATGGGGACCCTGTAAGCCAGACCATGCTTACATAGAAACAAATGCTACTGaaattagtgggatttacttctgagtaagtttaGTTAGGCGTGGGCTGCAAAGACAGATCTGCGCCGGTTCTGTTCCCTGcaaaacaataaaagagcagCCAGATCCAATCCTTTGCTGGCGTTTGTATTTGACTATTTATGGCGAAGTCTTTTCTCGGAACACCTGGATGGAAAAAAGACCCAGTGATGAGTTAAGGCCGGTAAATGGTGCCACCCTGcaccaccccatttttttctttctttggcgATTTGATTTGAAGTGAAAAGGGTTCAGCATTAAATAAAGCAAGAGCCACGGCTGTTCTCAGCTGCGACCCTGGTGCTGAGCTCCTCGGAGCAGCAGGTAGAGGAGACCCCTTGTGGTGTAGGAAACATATCTCTATTTTTCCTTATTTATGAAAACTAACTGTTAAAAGCAGTCCTTTCCAAATAAggatggtggggggaggaataCTCTTCCAACCTAAAACAGAATCCTTCCCTACTGTAAGAATACTTGGGTGTAAACTGCACTGAAACCAGCTTCTCAGGGCACAACcgatgcacgtttagacagaaaaagtcctacaactcccatcatcccccccagccagcaaagcttattaaaaacataagaacatcagaagtgccctgatgctggatcagaccaagagtccatctagtccagcactctgttcacacagtggccaaccagccatcggccagggatgaacaagcaggacatggtgcaacacaccctcccacccatgttccccagcaactggtgcacacaggcttactgcctcgaatactggagatagcacaccaccaccagggctaggagccatggatagccttcgcctccaagaatttatccaaagcccttttgaagccatccagattggtggccatcaggacatcttgtggcagtgagttccaggaCTACCCCCACCCCGACCATCGaagcatggataggattgcgccttaactCGCCCTACACTCATCATACTACAATCAACCTGGCTGAAATCGAATTAGGACTTTACTTCCCTTCCCAGGCCAAATCTACGCCATAGCTAGATCTatgctactgttttatagtggtattgaattgcactaATAACTGCTTGTAGAGCAGCAGGTATTGAATTGCACTAATAACGGCACCTTCCATATACCGTTTCCATggtgttttttattccacatagtGTAGATCTgccaaatttattatttttatttatttatttatatagcaccatcaatgcacatggtgctgtacgtagCAAAAGCATAAAGCAGCAAcaacctgccacataggcttacattctaataaaatcataataaaacaataagaaggggaagagaacacaccaaataggcacaggggacaataataaaaataatcatcgcgaatgtggaataaaaagcaggatatagcactatgaaaccaGTGCATGGAATGTGCCCTGTGCCCgaacagttatcagtgcgcttcaataccgctataaagcagcagcgtaGATCTAGCCCCAATTATTTAAGAAGGGGGCAGATGTCAAATGCGTTTGATATGCGGTGGTGGACTGCAATTCACATTGCTACGGAGATTAATCCAAAGTAAAATAGTTCCTGGACCGCATCATAGGTGGATGTATTATGGGGGTATATTATAACAGATGCTTTCAAAAGATTCTGGATCGAGTGCAGTTCTGCCAGAGAAATGAGAATCTCCTTGTTTACTTCTCAGTCGTTTGGGGAAAGGTCTCAAAGGAGGGGTGTTGGTGTGGTGGGCGGCAGCCGACAAATGGCTGTCAGGCCAGTGAGTTATCTGCATCAATTTGGTTTAGATGAGTCTTTCTCCTCACTCGCCAGTCCTGCAGGTATAAGCTGTCAGACCtttgcccctttaaaaaaaaaataaaaatccctcaTGTCCTTCTTTTAAAAGCATTAGCCGCCGTAAACATCCATTTAGCCAACACCATTCGGAGAACAGCGTTGCTCTTCAGAGGCGAAGCGACCCGGGCGAAACGCCTTTTTGCAGCCTTTTCTTGCgtctggaaaagaaaaatatgctGCGCGGCTGCTAGAGACTTTAAGGTGCGGAGGGGGCATCATTGTGCGTTATGTGTTTTcttgagaaggggaggggggggagaggactTTAAAGAGCCCCGTTCCGGTCTCCGCGCAGCTGCCTTGTCAATAAGCAAGTAGAGACATTCTTTCTGGCAGAACACTGGAACAGCTTCTCCGAGGCATCATAAGGACCAAAAtaaaatgggatgggatgggagtgggttttttttttttttttttgccagacaCATGGTCGTGGACAGGAGCTTCATGTTAGGTTGTGCACGCACGGCAGCCTTTCCAACGGGGTGGCTGCCACTCGccgggctggctggggatgatagaaacTGTAATCCAGCCCCTCATCTGGAGGACACACCAGGTTGGCGAGACGCCTGCGATTCGTCATGCCAGCCCCAGCGGCGGGCCCGGAGGAGGCAGAGCGGGCggctgtgttttaaaaataaaaacaaaaatacaagctGAGATTTTATAGACAGGCTTGCTGGGGCCTCCGGTCCGGGCCTTGGCTGTCTGACTCGGGGGTGCTTCTACAGGAGCTGAAAACGGCACCCCAAGGAGGCAAGGCAATCTGGTGACGAAAAGAcgaaaagtgtggtgtagtggttagagcgttggactgggactggagaggcggggtgtgtgtgtctagccCCCATTCGGCCACGAGtctcactgggtgatttttggTTCAATCAGTGGATCTGAGCCtaacctgggttgttgtgaggacaacacggaggagaggaggaggaggaggaggtttgtgtAGGTCTTGGGagggatagaaatgtaagaaatacatacataaataaaacacaccCCGTTTTCAGCCAGTAGTCAAAGCTCACAATTTATATATTCTCATCTCACCACCTCACAATACAAGTTACACAAAACACAGAGCGAGCCGGTGTCTGCCTGGGTAGGGATTGTTTCCATTTCAGCTAAAGGTGTGTGCATTTGCACACAGAGAAGCATGCAAATGCTCGCGGATCCATTACGTCCAAGCTGCATGGACCCAGCCGCCTAGACCGCGATCTTAGAGAACCACTAAGGGCCCACCACGGGTCATCTAGTCCGATCAGGCGAATAAACAGGAGTGTGGTGGGAGAGGGGGCAGGTTAAAGATGGCGGGGATCCTTCAGGTATAATATTTGTTAACACCTATTTACAGCGTGATCCTTCGGTGTATCTACACATGAGTAAGAGCTGCCGTGTTCAaaggcacttactcccaggtaaatgggacCCTCTCCCTACTGGGAGTAACCCCCCTTAAATTCAATGGAGCACtttggagaggtcctttagagttctgactggttctcactgaaactcggagcggattcacacccacccacccaactaacattggagccaccagccttcacttgAATAGTTatttataggattacactgttgcagtgcagtcctaggcatgtctactcagaagtaagccctactgagttcaatgggaattactcttataggattgcaaccttaactgAGTTACAATCATTGCAACCGGATAGAATAATTCCTATGTGGGTTTCCTTATATCTCTGCGAGTAAAAAAGGCCACTGAGAGACCTGctcaaaggaagaagaagaaaagataataataataataatgatcatttatttatttgttacccgcctctccctctggatcgccCAACTTTCAGCGGAAGCCATAGTAAGCCCTGCTCTAGCGCATGCACGTGTATTCACGTTCCCACGATAAAGGTCGCACTCAAACTTATCCCAAACGAACTCGTGTATAGATTCAAACTCGTCGACGTTTCAACGCGTGGAAGGTGCGTGGCAGACGCGGAACCGCTTGGAACAGCCTTTGAATGCGAGGCCCGGAAAGTGCATCAATCATGTCAGTGAAGAAGAACACGGAGCTTCGGATCCGATTCACAAACCGAGCGCTTGCATCAAAGCTAACTGGAAACGAAGCGAAGAAGCCCTAAACCGCGTGGctgcctggcgccctccagatgtgttggattacaaccccatcatccccagcccacaATGGCCGGCTtcgccctgccctcccctccccgccaatCCACCACCCGCAATACCAGCATAACACTGGAGTTACTGAAACGACGCCTGCAAATATGTCCGAAGCGCTATATAAAACGCGGAAGTATTGTTAGGGCCACCGAAACCCTCGCTGTAAGACAGGCGAACAGGTGCCGGATTGAGGTGGAAAACCCGACTGATTTCAGCAGCCCCGTTTTCCGAGTGAGAGTTGGACTCCACTTCGGTGGGACGAGCGCCCGAATCTCTAAGCGCCCCTACTCCGAAGTAAGCACGCCCCTTCCTTGTTTTTGCCGCCGCGGACTTTTCAATCCGGTTTCCCCCCGCACCCCCGAGAAACCCTCTGTGGGCCACTTATCTCCTCCGAGATAAATCCACCCCATAAAGGCGCTCCCTTTCCGCGCTCTTTGCTGGCGCTGCTTCGCTTATCTCGCCTCCATTGTCCTTATCTCAGACTCTGCTACTGACAATCGAGTGCCTTTGTTTGGGGAAGCGCTAATTGTTTTTCTTACACCCCTCCCCACACCCGTAATCATCTTCCTCTCCATAATTGCTTTCTGAACCCGGCGTGCACAATGAGGATTAGAGTTTACAAGAGAGGACAGGACGCAAGATGGTAAAACAATTACATCTCAGGAattcctatatatatatctatatactcagaaataagtctggTCCAGGGACGTGTACGCGAAAAGGGATGCAGCGTTCACATCCTAACCTGGGCCTGAACCAAATTCAGCTCAAGGCCCAGTGGCCACCCATAGGATCCGGAAGCCCAGCCGTAGACATGGAGTAACTCTCACTGAGTTTAAGGGATTACTGCAGCCATATTAAGAGGATAACTCCCGAATTGCTCGGAAATATTGAGTACTCCGTTTTCGGGGGAGTTTACTACCACTTCCATGCAACATGTTGGGACTGGCTAGGAGAAAAAGGGCAGGTGGCAAGGAACTTACTCCAGAGTCACCCCCGTTAAGGCAGCTTTGTAAGGAAGCTTTCAGCGGGATAAGGACCCTTATGTCCGGAGCACAGCATTGACTCCCAAAGGCCCACTCCGCAAAGTGGTGGTGGATATGTTTACAGCAGGTTAACACAAGGTATACTTCCTCTCGATTTGTTCCCCAACcgggggccttccagatgtgttggactacaactcccatcatctgagagccagtgtggtgtagtggctaaagtgtctgagtgggagtcgggagatccgggttctagtccccacttggccatggaaacccactgggtgactttgggccagtcacagactctcagcccaacctacctcacagggttgttgtgaggataaaatggagaggaggaggattatgtacgacgccttgggttccttggagagatgaaataataataataataataataataataataataataataataataataatacatctacCATATGCTGGCTGGGATTATGGGTGTTGGACTCCATCCCTTTTtcgtgtattttattgttgtaaaccaccttgggagaGCTTCAACCccgaaaggtggccaagaaatgttttaaataactacataaataaaaaaaattctggagggccccaggttggggaagtcccGGTTAAAACAACCACCAGCAACTTGGACAATGCGAATTGCCACCCATTCACAAGTCTTTGGAATCACTACAACAGgcgcaccttccccccccccttcttccctcctgctCGCTAAAAGCAACATTTTCAATCCGATGCATACTTCCCTGTAAATCCGACTGAAGTCGATAGGAATTAGTTCTGAGCAGACATTCATAGGATCGCGCTGGTGGTCTCTTTGGACACGTTCTCAATGAAAACGTGGAGTAATAGGAATTTCCTCCGAGGAGGTGACGAAGAATGAATATTAccgttgttgttgatgttgataataataataataataataataataataataataataataataataataaataaataaataaataatataaaaataaatcagaagaTAACCATACTGCCTCCTATCCTCTTAAGGCAAACTTGCGATGCCCCTTTAATTATTTACCGCGCGCCATAAGCTATTCATCTGGGGCATCATTTATTCATTCTCAACATTAAGGTAATTAAATATGAGCTCACCGGGACTGAGCAGGTCTGGGAGGGGGCGCTGGCTAGCTGGGCGAGAGGTGGAcctggggaaggaggagaaccagagggggtggatgggaagggttggagggagggagggagggaaccggCTGGTGGGTCGGTTGTGGGTAAGagcttgctgctttttttttttaaagcctgcaaTAATTGATTTGCACAGAGTTTAAGTTCCCTTTAGGTGACACTTGAGAAGCGGCTCATATTGCAGGGTCCTGACGTGTCTCCCCTctgggggcaggcgggggaggggtggaggagagacggagggagggagggagagggggggaggctcTATCTGTGTCTCTCGGCTTCCCCCTCCCGTCAGTCCGTCGCTCCGCTTCGAGCCAGCGCGACCGCGCGTTCCCCAGCCCGGCTGCCGTCGTCGCCAGCAGGCCGCCGCCTCGCCTGGCCTCGCCGCTGCTCCAGCCGGGCTTGTGCGCGCCCTCGCGGCCCCGGCGCTTCGCTGCACGCGCGTTCCGATAGGGCGCTGGGAGGATCCAATCAACGCGCGCTGGGGCGGCTTGGAGCCCGGCTGCGGTAGGACGCCAACCAAAGTTTCCTCCGGTAGCAGAAACAACCCGAGAGCATCTATTTcctcgctgccgccgccgccgccgctttctTTTTCTGCGCTGGGAAAACTCTTCCTGCCTGGATTCCGGCCGGCTTTCCgccgcttctcctcctcctgcgtGTGGGGGTCTCCGCCCTGCTTCTCGGCCGTGGGGAGTGGAGGCGCGGGTCTTGCCGGGGAAGCCGCGCCAGGGCTTCGCTGCTTGCCTTTTCTGAGcgcgcccagcccagcccagcgcaGCGCAGCGCAGCGCTCGGCTCCCGGCTCCGGGCTCCCGGCCAGCCAAGCGAGCGAGCGCGGGACGGCTCGGGGCTCGGCTCCGGCGCGCCCCCCGGCCTCGGAGCCATGTCGATGCTGCCGTCGTTCGGCTTCACGCAGGAGCAAGTGGCGTGCGTGTGCGAGGTCTTGCAGCAGGGCGGCAACTTGGAGCGGCTGGGGCGGTTCCTGTGGTCGCTGCCCGCCTGCGACCACTTGCACAAGAACGAGAGCGTGCTGAAAGCCAAGGCGGTGGTGGCCTTCCACCGGGGCAACTTCCGCGAGCTCTACAAGATCCTGGAGAGCCACCAGTTCTCGCCCCACAACCACCCCAAGCTCCAGCAGCTGTGGCTCAAGGCGCACTACGTGGAGGCCGAGAAGCTGCGCGGCAGGCCGCTGGGCGCCGTGGGCAAGTACCGCGTGCGGCGGAAATTCCCGCTGCCGCGCACCATCTGGGACGGCGAGGAGACCAGCTACTGCTTCAAGGAGAAGTCGCGGGGCGTCTTGCGGGAGTGGTACGCGCACAACCCGTACCCCTCGCCCCGGGAGAAGAGGGAGCTGGCCGAAGCCACCGGCCTCACCACCACCCAGGTCAGCAACTGGTTTAAAAACCGGAGGCAGCGCGACCGAGCGGCGGAGGCCAAGGAGAGGTGGGTGACGCGCCGCCGGGGGCTACCTGAGCGCCGGCCGTGCCGGGATCAGCGagcggggggcggaggggggggatcCCGTGCCACTCTACTCGGGctgtctgggtgggtgggtgggtgcgtgcgtGAGTCCCCCTGAACTCAtcggggcttacttccgagtaagcatGCATCGGATCGTGCCCTTaagccattgtgtgtgtgtcctacAGCGAGGGcagccaacctggtaccctccaggtggtttggactacaactcccatcagctccagtcaacACGGTCAAAGATtgtgggggctgtagtccaaaacatctggagagcaacggGTTCTACAGGGAATGTAATTTTACCGTATTTAgcatgggtaaaaaaaaaagaagtcaggTACGATCCAGCCAAAGGTAAGCATTTCCCCCCCGGGTTAGGTTTAAACCGATGTGACCAGTGTAGTGCAATCCTAGTCTGAAGTAAGTCCACTGAGTGCAATGGGATTCCTTCCTAGGaaaatgggcataggattgtagcctgaaaGTGCTTTGGCTGGGTCGTATCTTATATTGATGTTGTCATGGCAAAGCAAACGTTTCCTAGCACCTACAAGTCTCGCTTGCTTGCGACACTCCTGTGTGCATGGGACAAGCTTAGGGTGGGCCTGTTCAATTACGTGGCTCCTTAGGGCTGGATCGAGCCAACAGACTGCTCAGATTTCGCCTCATTCCTGAATTCTGCGCAGCGCCTAGCACATAATtctaagggaaagggaaaggaacctctcgtgcaagcactgagtcattactgacccttggagggacaccagctttcgctgatttcttggcaggccttatagcggggtggtttgccgttgccttccccggccattattacctttcccccagctagctgggtactcattttaccgacctcgggaggatggaaggctgagtcgacccgagccggctgcctgaaaccagctagTTAGATTGTCAGTAGTGCTTTTGCTCCATCTAGAGAGGTTGCATGTACTCTGTGTAGTCCGGGCATGTTCAGAGGCACATCAAATCACCCATTTTCTTTGCCAAGCTGGTGTTCCCAACAGTGAGAGACTAGACTTCCTCCTATGCCCTGGGGATGGAGAGAATGGGGGGGACCACccaccctcccactttttttggttttttttttcctatatCCTATAGTAGACAGTTGCACTCTTCTGCTGAGCACACAGCTTCAAATCAACATTCTTGCTCTCACTGGGTGGGATTTCAAGAGGGCAAGGGCATTGCATCTTCAAGGGATTCCGTTTGCCTCTCTGTTCCCCATCTTTTCTTCTCCCCACCGGTGCCAGTCCAGTGagtcctacaccaagcaggatatgacactttgaaaacgttttgaaaactgtatatggagtgtgtcctgggcctcaacagttgtcactactgtaataaactgttttaaagcagtagtgtagatcctgcctgcaaAATGTTAGAATCCAAATCCTTCCATCTGC
This window encodes:
- the LOC134413614 gene encoding homeobox protein SIX1 codes for the protein MSMLPSFGFTQEQVACVCEVLQQGGNLERLGRFLWSLPACDHLHKNESVLKAKAVVAFHRGNFRELYKILESHQFSPHNHPKLQQLWLKAHYVEAEKLRGRPLGAVGKYRVRRKFPLPRTIWDGEETSYCFKEKSRGVLREWYAHNPYPSPREKRELAEATGLTTTQVSNWFKNRRQRDRAAEAKERENTENNSASTNKQNQLSPLDGAKPLLSSSEEEFSPPQSPDQNILLLQSNLSHARNSSYSLTGLTASQTTHGLQAHQHQLQDSLLGPLTSSLVDLGS